The genomic stretch CGCTGCCGGAGTCGGGTCCGTACGGGCGCTTCGGGGGCAAGGAGCCGCTGCCGGACCTGGTGCCGGAGCGGGTGCCCGAGCCGGGGGCGGGGGACGCCGGGCAGCTGAGCCTGCTGTGAACCACGGGAGCGTCCGCAGCGGAAACCTGGTGGCCGGTGCCCGGGTGCTGCCGGATAACCTCGGAGGGTGATGCGTACCCACGGCGCCGGCACCCTGCGGGCCGAGCACGTCGGCCAGTCCGTGACCCTCGCCGGGTGGGTGGCCCGCCGGCGCGACCACGGCGGCGTCGTCTTCATCGACCTGCGCGACCGCTCCGGATCGGCGCAGGTGGTGTTCCGGGAGGGCGCGATGGCCCTCGACGAGCTGGAGCAGCGCGCCCACCGGCTGCGCGCGGAGTTCTGCGTGCAGATCACGGGGGACGTCGTCGCCCGGCCCGCCGGCAACGAGAACGCCGACCTGCCCACCGGGCAGATCGAGGTCACCGCCACCGCGCTGACCGTGCTGTCGGAGTCCGCGCCGCTGCCGTTCCCGGTCGACGAGCACGGCGAGGTCGGCGAGGAGATCCGGCTCAGGTACCGCTACCTGGACCTGCGCCGCCCCGGCCCCGCCGCGGCGCTGCGGCTGCGCAGCGAGGCCAACCGCATCGCCCGCACCGTGCTGCACGAGCGCGGGTTCATCGAGGTCGAGACGCCGACGCTGACCCGCTCGACCCCCGAGGGTGCCCGCGACTTCCTGGTGCCGGCGCGCCTGAAGCCGGGGTCCTGGTACGCGCTCCCGCAGAGCCCGCAGCTGTTCAAGCAGCTGCTCATGGTCGCGGGCACCGAGCGCTACTACCAGATCGCCCGCTGCTACCGCGACGAGGACTTCCGGGCCGACCGGCAGCCGGAGTTCACCCAGCTCGACATCGAGATGAGCTTCGTCGAGCAGGACGACGTGCTGGCGCTGGCCGAGGACGTGCTGCGCGCGCTGTGGGCCCTGATCGGCTATGAGGTGCCCGCCGACATCCCGCGCTACAGCTACGGCGAGGTGATGGACCGCTACGGCTCGGACAAGCCGGACCTGCGCTTCGGCCTGGAGCTGACCGAGTGCACCTCCTACTTCGCCGACACGCCGTTCCGGGTGTTCCAGGCGCCCTACGTCGGCGCCGTGGTGATGGCCGGCGGCGCGGCCCAGCCGCGCCGCCAGCTCGACGCCTGGCAGGAGTGGGCCAAGCAGCGCGGCGCCCGCGGCCTGGCCTACGTGCTGGTGGGTGAGGACGGCGAGCTCAGCGGCCCGGTCGCCAAGAACCTGTCGGAGTCCGAGCGGGCGGGGCTGGTCGAGTTCGTCGGCGCCGAGCGGGGGGACTGCGTGTTCTTCGCGGCCGGCCCGCGCAAGAGCACCCAGTCGCTGCTGGGCGCGGCCCGGCTGGAGATCGGCCGGCGGACCGGCCTGATCGACGAGAGCGCCTGGTCGTTCCTCTGGGTGGTGGACGCGCCGCTGTTCGAGCCGGCCTCCGAGGCCACCGCCAGCGGCGACGTGGCGGTCGGCTCGGGCGCCTGGACCGCCGTGCACCACGCCTTCACCAGCCCGAAGGCCGAATTCCTCGAGACCTTCGACACCGATCCCGGCAACGCGCTGGCCTACGCCTACGACATCGTCTGCAACGGCAACGAGATCGGTGGCGGCTCGATCCGTATCCACCGCCGCGACATCCAGGAGCGGGTGT from Jatrophihabitans sp. encodes the following:
- the aspS gene encoding aspartate--tRNA ligase, with translation MRTHGAGTLRAEHVGQSVTLAGWVARRRDHGGVVFIDLRDRSGSAQVVFREGAMALDELEQRAHRLRAEFCVQITGDVVARPAGNENADLPTGQIEVTATALTVLSESAPLPFPVDEHGEVGEEIRLRYRYLDLRRPGPAAALRLRSEANRIARTVLHERGFIEVETPTLTRSTPEGARDFLVPARLKPGSWYALPQSPQLFKQLLMVAGTERYYQIARCYRDEDFRADRQPEFTQLDIEMSFVEQDDVLALAEDVLRALWALIGYEVPADIPRYSYGEVMDRYGSDKPDLRFGLELTECTSYFADTPFRVFQAPYVGAVVMAGGAAQPRRQLDAWQEWAKQRGARGLAYVLVGEDGELSGPVAKNLSESERAGLVEFVGAERGDCVFFAAGPRKSTQSLLGAARLEIGRRTGLIDESAWSFLWVVDAPLFEPASEATASGDVAVGSGAWTAVHHAFTSPKAEFLETFDTDPGNALAYAYDIVCNGNEIGGGSIRIHRRDIQERVFAMMGLDEKQAQEKFGFLLDAFAYGAPPHGGIAFGWDRICALLSGTDSIRDVIAFPKTGGGYDPLTEAPAPITAEQRREAGVDAVPKAGAQLGSAQTDTFQTKE